CATGAGCGATTTCAACACCCTCGAACTGATCACCGACCCCCGTGGCTTTGCCACGCTGTGGCTCAGTCGCGAAGCCAAGAACAACGCATTCAACGCCCAGATGATCCGCGAACTGATCATCGCCCTCGACCACGTACAGGGCGACCCGTCCCTGCGCTTTCTGGTGCTGCGCGGGCGCGGCAAGCACTTCAGCGCCGGTGCCGACCTGGCCTGGATGCAGCAGTCGGCCGAGCTGGATTATCACACCAATCTGGACGACGCCCGTGAACTGGCCGAGCTGATGTACAACCTGGCCAAGCTGAAAATCCCTACGCTGGCGGTGGTGCAAGGCGCGGCCTACGGCGGCGCGTTGGGCTTGATCAGCTGCTGCGACATGGCGATTGGCGCGGATGACGCGCAGTTCTGTCTGTCGGAGGTGCGTATCGGCCTGGCGCCAGCGGTGATCAGCCCATTCGTGGTGCAGGCCATCGGTGAACGCGCGGCCCGTCGCTATGCGTTGACGGCCGAGCGGTTCGGCGGTCAGCGTGCGCGCGAGATCGGGTTGTTGGCGGAAAGCTACCCGGCCGATGCGCTGGACCAACAGGCAGACACCTGGGTCGCCAATCTGCTGCAAAACAGCCCGGCGGCGATGCGTTCGAGCAAAGATTTGTTGCGCGAGGTGGGCAACGGCGCCCTCACCCCGGCGCTGCGACGCTACTGTGAAAACGCCATCGCACGTATCCGGGTCAGTGCCGAGGGCCAGGAAGGCTTGCGCGCATTTCTGCAAAAGCGCGCGCCGAGCTGGCAGTCCAAGGAGCCGCACCCATGACCGCACTCACTACCGTATTGGTGGCCAACCGTGGCGAAATCGCTTGCCGGGTGATGCGCACCGCCAAGGCGATGGGGCTGACCACCGTGGCCGTGCACAGCGCGATCGACCGTGATGCCCGGCACAGCCGCGAAGCGGATATTCGCGTCGACCTGGGTGGCAGCAAGGCCACGGACAGCTACCTGCAGATCGACAAACTGATTGCCGCCGCCCACGCCAGCGGCGCCCAGGCGATTCATCCGGGCTATGGCTTCCTCTCGGAAAACGCCGGGTTCGCTCGGGCCATCGAGGCCGCGGGCTTGATCTTCCTCGGCCCGCCCGCCTCAGCAATCGACGCCATGGGCAGCAAGTCGGCGGCCAAGGCGCTGATGGAAACCGCAGGCGTGCCGCTGGTGCCCGGTTATCACGGCGAGGCCCAGGACCTGGAGACTTTCCGCGAGGCCTGTGCGCGCATCGGTTACCCCGTGCTGCTCAAGGCCACGGCCGGCGGTGGCGGCAAGGGCATGAAGGTGGTCGAGGAGGTCAGCCAGTTGGCAGAAGCCCTGGCCTCCGCCCAGCGTGAGGCGCTGTCGTCATTTGGCAACGGGCAGATGCTGGTGGAGAAATACCTGCTCAAACCGCGCCATGTGGAAATCCAGGTGTTTGCCGATCAACACGGCAACTGCCTGTACCTCAATGAGCGCGATTGCTCGATTCAGCGGCGTCATCAAAAGGTCGTGGAAGAAGCACCCGCGCCGGGGCTCAGTAGCGATCAGCGCAAGGCCATGGGCGAAGCGGCGGTGCGCGCGGCGCAGGCGATAGGCTATGTCGGCGCGGGGACGGTGGAGTTTTTGCTGGATGCCCGCGGCGAGTTTTTCTTCATGGAAATGAATACGCGCCTGCAAGTGGAACACCCGGTCACCGAGGCGATTACCGGCCTCGACCTGGTGGCCTGGCAGATCCGCGTGGCCCAGGGCGAGGCGCTGCCGATCACCCAGGCGCAGGTGCCGCTGAGGGGCCATGCGATCGAGGTACGGTTGTACGCCGAAGACCCGGCCAATGATTTCCTGCCGGCGACCGGGCGGCTGGCGGTGTATCGCGAGTCCAACCCAGGTCCGGGTCGACGCGTGGACAGCGGCGTCGAGCAAGGGGACAGCGTTTCGCCCTTCTACGACCCGATGCTGGGCAAGCTGATCGCCTGGGGCGAGGACCGTGAACAGGCGCGGCTGCGGCTGCTGAGCATGCTCGACGAATTTGCAGTGGGCGGGCTCAAGACCAACCTGGGCTTCCTGCGGCGTATCGTTGGTCATCCGGCATTTGCTGCGGCTGAACTGGATACCGGATTCATTCCGCGCTATCAGGAACAGCTGCTGCCGGCAGCCGGTGCGCTGAGCGACGAGTTCTGGCAGGCGGCGGGTTCGGCCTTCATCCAGAGTTTGCCCAGCGGTGACGGGCCGTGGGCTGCCACCCAGGGTTTTCGCGCCGGGTTGCCGGCGCAGGTCTCGCTGCATTTGAGCTGCAATGGGCAGGATCGGCTGGTCACCCTGACAGGGCCATCGGCGCCTCTCACTGGTGAGCAACTGGTGCTCGAACACCAGGGTGTACGTCGCTCACATCTGGCGGTGCGCAATGAAGAAACGGTGTACCTGCGCTGGGATGGCGAGATGCAGGCCGTCAGCCTGTTCGACCCGATTGCGGCGGTCGATGCCAGCCACTCCCATCAGGGCGGTCTCAGCGCGCCCATGAACGGCAGCATCGTGCGGGTGCTGGTGGACATCGGGCAACGCGTGGAAGCCGGTGCGCAACTGGTGGTACTTGAAGCGATGAAGATGGAACACAGCATCCGCGCACCCGAGGCGGGTGTGGTCAAGGCGCTGTTCTGCCAGGAGGGCGAGATGGTCGCCGAAGGCAGTGCGCTGGTGGAACTGGAAACGGCGGACTAGAACTTCGCCGTGGCTTGCACGACGACGCCAAGGATTCGGCAATCGTCGGTGAACAGCAGCTTGGGATAGGTCGGATTGAGCGGCGCCAGGTAAAGCTGGCCGCTGTCGACCTGCAACTGGCGAAAAGTGGCCTGGGGGTTGTCGAGCCACTGCGCAACCACCAGTTTGCCGGGCTCGGCAGCGATGGCCGGGTCGACCAGGATCAGCATGCCGGCGCTGATACTCAGGCCGCTGGGGGCGGTCATGGCGTCGCCGATCACCGGCAGCCAGAAGGCGTCGCCGTGGGCGTGGTAATCCGTCAATTCGAAGCGTGCCGGCCCATAGCTGGCGCGTGCTTCGCGCAGTTCGCACACGCCGTTCCAGTCGCTGACCGGGTAACGAAAATACGGGTTGTAGTGGTGCATCCCTGGCGCCTCTGCCTGCGCCCTCTCGCGAATCTCCAGCGCCACCTCCAGGTCGCCCAGCCCCAGCTCCGCCAGCACCCGGTTCATGTCCGCAAGGCTCGGCACGCGGCGCTTGTTGAGCCAATGACCCACACCGCCCTGGGACATGCCCAGGCGCTCCGCCAGTTCATCCTGCGTGACCTTGCGGTCTTTCATGTTGGCTCGCACCAACGCTATCCAGTTATCCATGGCGCTGACAATACGTTGCGTATTTTGCAGGGCAATAAACAGTTTGTAGTAATCCATAAAACGACATAAATACGATACGTACTATCATCGGTATAAGGTTTTCGACACCCACCCGGAGTACCGCGCCTTATGACGACAAGCCCGTATCACCTGCCTGAAACACCTGAACACACTGAGCTGAACGACCTGCGCTGCAGCGGCGCCGCCCAGCGCGCGCTCGACTATTACCTGAAAGAAGATATGTCTGCACCCGCTGCCGACGCGGCCTTCTTCACCATCAAGTCAGGCATCAGCCAGGAGGAAGCGCTGGTGCATGCCTCGGACCTGCTGCGCAGTGCCGCGGCAACCGCCTACGAGTCGGCAAGCAGCCATCAAGGCAACCATCGCGACCTGGCGTTTTCAGTGGTGTATTTGATTGATATGGCGAAGGCGATGGTGGAGCGGTCGTTACGAGCGCCAGAGGCTCAGACCCAGGTGTGACGCGCGCGCGAAAAAAATTTCTATCGAGCGGCTAAAAACATTTGACTTGCAAATGATAATGATTATTATTGGACCAGCTGATCGCGAGATCAGTCGATAGACCAAGAGACCTTAGGTCGGACTCCTGGAATATCTCCTCATCAGGCTAATCACGGTTTTTGACCCGGCTCTTTGGCCGGGTCTTTTTTTTGCCAGTTATTCCTGGCGTGGCTTCAGGCTAATGAAGACTGTGTGCTGCTTGATGGCGCGCATGGTAGCAAAAGACTATCGCGAAAAGAAAGGCGCACCAAGGCTCGAACCCCGATCTTTGCGATTTAGCGCTTGAGAATCAATCTCATAGAACCTAAGCTGCTGCGGCGTCACGGAAGACGCCCCCTCCCCCATGCAACAATTTTGCTTCCGGAATTTACCTGCCGCCTGTGTAAGATAGCCGCCACATCCTCGTATTCAGGCAACCAGACTATGACCGTGGCCTTGACTTCCATCAAGATCAGCACTGACTTCGACAGCGGCAATATCCAGGTTCTGGATGCCAGCGATGCCTACCAGTTGTTGCTGGCAATCAAACCCGACACCCGTAGCCAACACTACCAGTGGTTCCACTTCAAGGCCGAAGGCATGCACGTGGGCCACACCCACACGTTCCGCCTGAGCAACGCGGGCCACTCGTCTTACAAGCATGCGTGGAGCGGCTATAACGCCGTGGCGTCCTATGATCATGTCAATTGGTTCCGTGTGCCGTCGCGCTTTGATGGCGAGATCCTGCACATCAGCCTCCAGACCCAGGAAAAACAAGCCTGGTTCGCCTACTTCGAGCCATACAGCCGTGAACGTCACGACTGGCTGATCGAGCAAGCCCTGAAGTACGCCGGCGTCAAGCTGCTCGCCACCGGCAAGAGTGTCGAGGGCCGCGATATCCAGCTGCTGCGCCGTGGCAAAGGCGGCGAAGGCCGACGCAAGGTGTGGATCATCGCCCAGCAACATCCCGGCGAACACATGGCCGAATGGTTCATGGAAGGCGTCATCGAACGCCTGCAACAGGACGGTGACGCGGAGTTGAAGAAGCTGCTGGCGGTGGCCGACCTGTACCTGGTGCCCAACATGAACCCCGATGGCGCCTTCCACGGCCACCTGCGCACCAACGCCATGGGCCAGGACCTCAACCGTGCCTGGCAGAGCGCCAGCCAGGAACTCAGCCCGGAAGTCCTGTTCGTGCAACAGCAGATGGAGAAACATGGCGTCGACCTGTTTCTCGATATCCACGGCGACGAAGAAATCCCCTACGTGTTCACCGCCGGCTGCGAAGGCAACCCCGGCTACACCCCGCGTCTCGAAGCCCTGGAAAAACATTTCCGCAGCCATTTGAGCCACTTGACCCGTGACTTCCAGACCACCCACGGCTACACCCGCGACCTGCCCGGCCAGGCCAATATGACCCTGGCCTGCAACGCAGTCGGTGAGAAGTACGATTGCCTGTCCCTGACCCTGGAGATGCCTTTCAAGGACAACGACGACGCGCCCAACCCGAAAACCGGCTGGTCCGGTGAACGCTCCAGGCAACTGGGCAAGGATGTGCTGAGCAGCGTGGCCGATATCATCGGCCACGTGCGTTAACCGTCAATCAAACGCCTGATCAGTGCCGGGTGCCCGTCATGCTTTGCAGCACGCCGTCGCGGCGGATCAACCCGTGGAACAGCGCGGCCGCCAAATGCACCAGCACGGTCAGGAACAGCAGGTAGGCAAGATAACCGTGGGCCTTGCGCAATAGCGCAAACAACGGTGCATTGGCCGACACCAATGCCGGCAGTTGCACCGAGCTGCTGAGCATGACCGGGTCACCGGCCGCCGAAATCATTGCCCAACCCAGCAATGGCAGCACCAGCATCAGCCCGTACAGCACCACGTGGGAAGCCTTGGCTGCCAGCACTTGCCACAGCGGCAAGTCCGCTGGCAGCGGCGGCTGGCGCGTGGAAAAACGCACTGCCAGACGCACAATGACCAGCGCCAGAATGGCGATCCCCAGCGGCTTGTGCAGGTGAATCAGCCATTCGTGCCGCTCAGACACCGACGCCGCCAGGCCCGCGCCGATAAACAGCATGGCGATGATCATCAGCGCCATCAGCCAGTGCAGCAAACGCGCCAACGGGGCGAAAAACCTTGGTTGAGCCTTCATGGCTTCGACTCCTGGGAGGCACCGTGCAACGGGCTGACTTCACCGGCACGGCGCAGATAAGAACTGGCATAGGCAGCTGAGCGTGCAGCCAGCAGCGGGTCATTGGAGGCCTCGATGCCGCTGGGCAGAACCAGCGGGTCGAAGTTGATATCGCGGCAATCGCCATCGGCTTGCGGCTGACTGCTCTGCAACAACAGGCTGCCGGCGTTGAGCACCTTGTGTTCACCGGTCCAGGTCTTGCTGGCGTCATCCAGCGGATCGCCAGGGTTGGCCAGCGTCATGTTCAGTTGCCAACGCAGAGGCCCCGCAGCCAGGCGCTGCACCAGGTCTTTTTCCAGGAAGTCGCCGCCCTCTGGCGCGGTATCGCCTGCGGCGTCCTGACTCTGCGGCACCACGGCCCAGCGCACGGCCTGGCGCTTGCCATCGGCGCTCACCAGGTAAAATGCATTGATGCCGTTATAGGTCTCGGTCGCGTAACTGGCCGATGGCTTGGCAGTTTTAACCCATGCCAGGAACGGCGCCGTCTCCGGGTGTGCGGCAAAAAACGCCGGCATGCTCGCCGGGTTCGGCTTGCCGGTGGCCGGGTCCGGTGCGCCGGCCTTGAGCAACTGATAGAACGCCTCGGGCGTGCCCACCGGGAACACCGGCATGCTGTTCATCCCCGTACGCCACTGTTGGCCGTTTTCCTGGCTGAACTGCACGGCGAAACTGCGGATCGGCACGCTGCTGTCCGGTGCATAAGGGTTGCCGCTGGGCAACGCAAAACGACCGATCACCGGGGTTTTTGCCTCGTTGAACAACTGGGCGCTGGAGTAAGGGCGTACCTCGGGGCTGCTCTCGAAATACCCGGCCACGCACACACCCTTGGCATGGTTACGCCGGAATCCCGGATGCACACCGTTGTTGGTTTCCAAGGCATTGACCAAGGTTTTTGGGCGCAGGCGTTGTGGGTCGAGGGTGCCGTTGACGTAGGCAAATGCCCCGGCAACAACCGCCACCACAGCACCGATACACGCGAGCCTGGCGAGCAGGCTGGTGGTACTCAGAGGCGGAAGCGGCGGCGGTGACTGATCAACCATGAATAGCTCCAGGGCACGTGGCCGCAGGGGGAAAGTGTCATGAGACGAATCCCATGTAGGTTTATTCCCCCTCTACTGTAGTTTTTTTCATGGCAAGCGCACGTGCAGGCTAAACGTCCTGCTAACGCTGGTTGAACAATGCCGGTCGTTTATTGAGGAAGGCTTGCATGCCCTCCTGCTGATCCGGGGTGGCAAACAACCCATGAAACAACCGGCGCTCCAGACGCACGCCCTCATGCAACCCAAGCTCCAGGGCCTGGTCCACCGCCTCGCGCGCGGCCCGCGTGGCGGTTCGTGAAAACCCGGCAATCTGCGCGGCCACCGCCAGCGTCTCGTCCAGCAAGTTCGCCGCCGGGTAAACGCGCGACACCAACCCTGCCCGCTCCGCCTCCGGGGCCGTCATCGGCCGGCCAGTCAATATAAGGTCCATGGCCTTGGCCTTGCCGATCAGCCCGGTCAGGCGCTGGGTCGCGCCCATACCCGGGATCACGCCCAGCTTGATTTCCGGCTGCGCAAAGGTCGCCGTATCGGCGGCAAAAATCATGTCGCACATCATGGCCAGCTCACAGCCCCCGCCGTACGCATAACCGGCCACTGCGGCGATCGTTGGTGTGCGTAAGCGTGTAAACGCTTCCCAGCCGACGAAGTAGTCTTCATTGAGCATGTCCAAATAGGACTTGCCGCTCATTTCTTTGATGTCGGCGCCCGCCGCGAACATCTGCGCAGTGCCGGTGATGACAAAACAGCCGACTTGGGGATCCTGGTCGAACGCCTCCAGGCTACTGATCAACTCGGCCATCACCGCCGAACTCAGCGCATTCCTCATTTCAAGACGATTAAGCCTGGCCAGAACCACCCGACCATGACGCTCCAGCAATACATTCATAAGCACCTCGACTGATTGATGTTTCTTGCAGACACCGTTGTTTCAGGAATCCCAGATTGCGCCATAGGCGGGTATTGCCTGGGCTTCGAGCGCTTGCACCAGGCGTTGAGTCAGCGCCTGGTTGGCAATGCAAATCACGGCTTCGGCGTCAAAGGTGCGCACCGCGCCGTAGGCCAACTGCACCAGGTCGGGCTTACCTTGTTGATCGGTGTCCCAGATCAATGCGGTGGGCTGGACGCGCAGTATTTCGTCGACCAATTCATCCCCGTAGGTTTTCCTCGGACTGCGGGTGGACCAGATCAAGTGAATCGGCACCTGCGCGGCCAGCAAGTGCGGCATGACCGGGCCAATGCCGCTGCCGGTGGCGATATACACCACCGATTTGAATAAGGTTTCCACATTGGCCACGCCGGCGGTGGTGATGCCCTTCACCCAGACATGGCTGGGCAAGTCCTCGATAAACCGTCCGGTCCAATCCCCGGCTCGGGAGATGATCAGACGAAAGCCCGCCTCGCCCGGCGCCGGTATATTCGCGAAGGAATGCCACTCAAGCAGCGGGTTGCGGCTGATTGCCGTGGATGAGCCGGCGAACGGCGTGGTGTGGCTCAGGCGCGTTACCACCGCATGCCCGGAAGGCCGCGCATGTTCAACGGCCACTTTACGCAACCGCAACCACGGGAGCAGGATGCTCACTGTCAGCAGTACCAGCATCCAGAACGCGCTACTGTGCAGCAGACTCGATGAGGACTGCGTTGCCATCAGCACTGTTTGCCACCAGAACAACAGCAACGCACTCCAGCCGGCAAAGCGATGAACCCGTTCAAAACCATTGTGAAAACGACTGCGAATCGGTGGGAGCGCCATTACCACCATGAGCAGCAACAGGCTCAGCAGCGCGACGCTGAGCCACAACCCTGTCGACGACTCGCTGCCCGGTAGCTGCGCGAAGCTCGACATCTGGACACACACCAACGCTGCAAACCAGGCAGTGGCCGCCAAGGCCGCGCCGCTGTGCAGCCCTCCGAAATGGAACACTTTGGCCGCTCGGCGGCGCACCCACAACGGCCAACACGGCGGAACCCGCGTGGCCAGCCAGAACAGCGCATTGATCACGTATTGCTGGCGTATCAGAATGGCGACCGACAGATTGATCAGCACCAAGTCCGACAGCATCGCCAGCGTGATCGCCTTAAGGTCCACAGCCAGCAGCACGGTGGCGTTGCTCATCAGCACCAATATCGCCAAGCGGTTGTAGTAAGAAAATACGGGCAGTGACTTCAAGCGCCGCCATAGCGCCGGCTTAGGTGGCAAAACAGCGCGGGTCAATACTTCAATCATGGCCAGACTCCGTGGTGGCGCATGCCGGCGTCGCTGCCTGATATTCCTCGGCCAGTCGCAGCAAGGCGGCTTTGTCGATCTTGCCCCTGGCGGTCATGGGAAACGCCTCCAGCGCGTAGATGGACTTCGGC
This region of Pseudomonas sp. MUP55 genomic DNA includes:
- a CDS encoding gamma-carboxygeranoyl-CoA hydratase: MSDFNTLELITDPRGFATLWLSREAKNNAFNAQMIRELIIALDHVQGDPSLRFLVLRGRGKHFSAGADLAWMQQSAELDYHTNLDDARELAELMYNLAKLKIPTLAVVQGAAYGGALGLISCCDMAIGADDAQFCLSEVRIGLAPAVISPFVVQAIGERAARRYALTAERFGGQRAREIGLLAESYPADALDQQADTWVANLLQNSPAAMRSSKDLLREVGNGALTPALRRYCENAIARIRVSAEGQEGLRAFLQKRAPSWQSKEPHP
- a CDS encoding acetyl/propionyl/methylcrotonyl-CoA carboxylase subunit alpha, with translation MTALTTVLVANRGEIACRVMRTAKAMGLTTVAVHSAIDRDARHSREADIRVDLGGSKATDSYLQIDKLIAAAHASGAQAIHPGYGFLSENAGFARAIEAAGLIFLGPPASAIDAMGSKSAAKALMETAGVPLVPGYHGEAQDLETFREACARIGYPVLLKATAGGGGKGMKVVEEVSQLAEALASAQREALSSFGNGQMLVEKYLLKPRHVEIQVFADQHGNCLYLNERDCSIQRRHQKVVEEAPAPGLSSDQRKAMGEAAVRAAQAIGYVGAGTVEFLLDARGEFFFMEMNTRLQVEHPVTEAITGLDLVAWQIRVAQGEALPITQAQVPLRGHAIEVRLYAEDPANDFLPATGRLAVYRESNPGPGRRVDSGVEQGDSVSPFYDPMLGKLIAWGEDREQARLRLLSMLDEFAVGGLKTNLGFLRRIVGHPAFAAAELDTGFIPRYQEQLLPAAGALSDEFWQAAGSAFIQSLPSGDGPWAATQGFRAGLPAQVSLHLSCNGQDRLVTLTGPSAPLTGEQLVLEHQGVRRSHLAVRNEETVYLRWDGEMQAVSLFDPIAAVDASHSHQGGLSAPMNGSIVRVLVDIGQRVEAGAQLVVLEAMKMEHSIRAPEAGVVKALFCQEGEMVAEGSALVELETAD
- a CDS encoding LexA family protein yields the protein MDNWIALVRANMKDRKVTQDELAERLGMSQGGVGHWLNKRRVPSLADMNRVLAELGLGDLEVALEIRERAQAEAPGMHHYNPYFRYPVSDWNGVCELREARASYGPARFELTDYHAHGDAFWLPVIGDAMTAPSGLSISAGMLILVDPAIAAEPGKLVVAQWLDNPQATFRQLQVDSGQLYLAPLNPTYPKLLFTDDCRILGVVVQATAKF
- a CDS encoding DUF6124 family protein: MTTSPYHLPETPEHTELNDLRCSGAAQRALDYYLKEDMSAPAADAAFFTIKSGISQEEALVHASDLLRSAAATAYESASSHQGNHRDLAFSVVYLIDMAKAMVERSLRAPEAQTQV
- a CDS encoding M14-type cytosolic carboxypeptidase gives rise to the protein MTVALTSIKISTDFDSGNIQVLDASDAYQLLLAIKPDTRSQHYQWFHFKAEGMHVGHTHTFRLSNAGHSSYKHAWSGYNAVASYDHVNWFRVPSRFDGEILHISLQTQEKQAWFAYFEPYSRERHDWLIEQALKYAGVKLLATGKSVEGRDIQLLRRGKGGEGRRKVWIIAQQHPGEHMAEWFMEGVIERLQQDGDAELKKLLAVADLYLVPNMNPDGAFHGHLRTNAMGQDLNRAWQSASQELSPEVLFVQQQMEKHGVDLFLDIHGDEEIPYVFTAGCEGNPGYTPRLEALEKHFRSHLSHLTRDFQTTHGYTRDLPGQANMTLACNAVGEKYDCLSLTLEMPFKDNDDAPNPKTGWSGERSRQLGKDVLSSVADIIGHVR
- a CDS encoding cytochrome b, encoding MKAQPRFFAPLARLLHWLMALMIIAMLFIGAGLAASVSERHEWLIHLHKPLGIAILALVIVRLAVRFSTRQPPLPADLPLWQVLAAKASHVVLYGLMLVLPLLGWAMISAAGDPVMLSSSVQLPALVSANAPLFALLRKAHGYLAYLLFLTVLVHLAAALFHGLIRRDGVLQSMTGTRH
- a CDS encoding catalase family peroxidase — its product is MVDQSPPPLPPLSTTSLLARLACIGAVVAVVAGAFAYVNGTLDPQRLRPKTLVNALETNNGVHPGFRRNHAKGVCVAGYFESSPEVRPYSSAQLFNEAKTPVIGRFALPSGNPYAPDSSVPIRSFAVQFSQENGQQWRTGMNSMPVFPVGTPEAFYQLLKAGAPDPATGKPNPASMPAFFAAHPETAPFLAWVKTAKPSASYATETYNGINAFYLVSADGKRQAVRWAVVPQSQDAAGDTAPEGGDFLEKDLVQRLAAGPLRWQLNMTLANPGDPLDDASKTWTGEHKVLNAGSLLLQSSQPQADGDCRDINFDPLVLPSGIEASNDPLLAARSAAYASSYLRRAGEVSPLHGASQESKP
- a CDS encoding enoyl-CoA hydratase-related protein, encoding MNVLLERHGRVVLARLNRLEMRNALSSAVMAELISSLEAFDQDPQVGCFVITGTAQMFAAGADIKEMSGKSYLDMLNEDYFVGWEAFTRLRTPTIAAVAGYAYGGGCELAMMCDMIFAADTATFAQPEIKLGVIPGMGATQRLTGLIGKAKAMDLILTGRPMTAPEAERAGLVSRVYPAANLLDETLAVAAQIAGFSRTATRAAREAVDQALELGLHEGVRLERRLFHGLFATPDQQEGMQAFLNKRPALFNQR